One genomic region from Granulimonas faecalis encodes:
- the deoD gene encoding purine-nucleoside phosphorylase, giving the protein MATPHNTAERGDYAPVCLLPGDPLRARYIAENYLDGARQVNAVRNCLGYTGTYKGVPVSVQASGMGIPSLSIYVNELVRFYGVKRIIRPGSAGGVGRDVHIRDIVLAQGSSTDSNVAAGALGPQIHYAPLADFGLLDRAYHIACDRGLPVKVGDVFAADRFYNDDIDNGLLADYGVLAVEMESAGLYLLGARLGFEALSILSVSDMIVGEGEALTAEERASSLDDMIALSLETAIAE; this is encoded by the coding sequence ATGGCAACCCCGCACAACACGGCCGAGCGCGGCGACTACGCCCCCGTCTGCCTGCTCCCCGGCGACCCCCTCCGGGCCCGCTACATCGCCGAGAACTACCTCGACGGCGCCCGCCAGGTCAACGCAGTCCGCAACTGCCTCGGCTACACGGGCACCTACAAGGGCGTCCCCGTCTCGGTCCAGGCCTCCGGCATGGGTATCCCCAGCCTCTCCATCTACGTGAACGAGCTCGTCCGCTTCTACGGCGTCAAGCGCATCATCCGGCCCGGGTCCGCGGGCGGCGTGGGCCGCGACGTCCACATCCGCGACATCGTCCTCGCCCAGGGCTCCTCCACCGACAGCAACGTCGCCGCCGGCGCCCTCGGGCCCCAGATCCACTACGCGCCCCTCGCCGACTTCGGCCTGCTCGACCGCGCCTACCACATCGCCTGCGACCGGGGGCTCCCGGTCAAGGTGGGCGACGTCTTCGCCGCCGACCGCTTCTACAACGACGACATCGACAACGGCCTGCTCGCCGACTACGGCGTCCTGGCCGTGGAGATGGAGTCGGCCGGCCTCTACCTCCTCGGGGCCAGGCTCGGCTTCGAGGCCCTGTCCATCCTCTCGGTCTCCGACATGATCGTCGGCGAGGGCGAGGCGCTCACCGCCGAGGAGCGCGCCTCCTCCCTCGACGACATGATCGCCCTGTCGCTCGAGACCGCGATCGCGGAGTAG
- a CDS encoding nucleoside hydrolase: MKKLVLDLDVGIDDTLAVAYALASPEVELVGITTTYGNVTTEQSTANALAVCALLGAPDVPVYPGLPCASFAEDFTVQPVSAFIHGKNGVGEVDVPASDRAPQGQGAVDFIVEAVHRWGKDLIYVPTGPLTNFDAAIAQDPSIVDEVGAVVLMGGALTVPGNVTPWSEANISQDPDAADRVFRSGIPATMIGLDVTLQTLLTYRETALWRETGTEAGKRLADITDYYIKAYETTAPHLHGCGLHDPLACAVAVDPSLVECLPINMMVDVEGPTRGRTIGNPELLNDPNKTMEVAVRVDVARFLDEFMGRITRLVSSCQ, translated from the coding sequence ATGAAGAAGCTCGTCCTCGACCTCGATGTGGGAATCGACGACACCCTCGCCGTGGCCTACGCCCTCGCGAGCCCGGAGGTGGAGCTCGTGGGCATCACCACCACCTATGGCAACGTGACCACGGAGCAGAGCACCGCCAACGCCCTCGCGGTGTGCGCGCTTCTCGGCGCCCCCGACGTCCCGGTGTACCCCGGGCTCCCCTGCGCCAGCTTCGCCGAAGACTTCACGGTGCAGCCCGTCTCCGCCTTCATCCACGGCAAGAACGGCGTCGGCGAGGTGGATGTCCCTGCCAGCGACCGGGCGCCCCAGGGGCAGGGGGCCGTGGACTTCATCGTCGAGGCCGTGCACCGGTGGGGCAAGGACCTGATCTACGTCCCCACCGGCCCCCTGACCAACTTCGACGCGGCCATCGCCCAGGACCCGTCCATCGTGGACGAGGTTGGGGCCGTGGTCCTCATGGGCGGCGCCCTCACCGTGCCGGGCAACGTGACCCCGTGGTCCGAGGCCAACATCAGCCAGGACCCCGACGCCGCGGACCGCGTCTTCCGCTCGGGCATCCCCGCGACCATGATCGGCCTCGACGTGACCCTCCAGACGCTCCTCACCTACCGCGAGACGGCCCTCTGGCGCGAGACGGGCACCGAGGCCGGCAAGCGCCTGGCCGACATCACCGACTACTACATCAAGGCCTACGAGACCACCGCGCCGCACCTGCACGGGTGCGGCCTCCACGACCCCCTGGCCTGTGCCGTCGCCGTGGACCCAAGCCTCGTGGAGTGCCTCCCCATCAACATGATGGTCGACGTCGAGGGTCCCACCCGCGGGCGCACCATCGGCAACCCCGAGCTGCTCAACGACCCGAACAAGACCATGGAGGTGGCCGTGCGCGTGGACGTGGCCCGCTTCCTCGACGAGTTCATGGGCCGCATCACCCGCCTCGTCTCCTCCTGCCAGTAA
- the rbsK gene encoding ribokinase, which produces MPKALVFGSMNMDLSICCARIPAAGETIDGDSFITNPGGKGANQAVAASRMGAPVTMVAAVGDDTFGSVLLGCLDGAGIDVSAVRTVTEVPTGTATIIRVDGDNRIILDHGANYCLSSADVCDAVDRFGEPGDVFLTQFECEPDATAAALAHAHDRGLFTMVNPAPARPIPDDFWRSVDYLCMNETECESITGDFPFGPEDASMAARKIAGKGVSQVVVTLGSKGSYGYDRGEECFVPARCVDAVDTTAAGDTFIGAMVSGHLMGMGFRESMELATCASALTVQRVGAQQSIPSLAEVNASF; this is translated from the coding sequence GTGCCCAAGGCCCTGGTATTCGGAAGCATGAACATGGATCTCTCCATCTGCTGCGCGCGTATCCCTGCCGCGGGAGAGACCATCGATGGCGACTCCTTCATCACCAACCCCGGCGGCAAGGGCGCCAACCAGGCGGTCGCCGCGTCGCGTATGGGCGCCCCGGTGACTATGGTTGCGGCCGTGGGGGACGACACGTTCGGCTCCGTGCTCCTCGGGTGCCTCGATGGCGCCGGCATCGACGTGTCGGCCGTGAGGACGGTCACCGAGGTCCCCACGGGTACCGCCACGATCATCCGCGTCGACGGCGACAACCGCATCATCCTCGACCACGGCGCCAACTACTGTCTCTCCTCCGCCGACGTGTGCGATGCCGTCGACCGCTTCGGCGAGCCGGGGGACGTCTTCCTCACGCAGTTCGAGTGCGAGCCCGACGCCACGGCCGCCGCACTGGCCCATGCCCACGACCGGGGCCTCTTCACCATGGTGAACCCCGCCCCGGCCCGGCCCATCCCCGACGACTTCTGGCGGTCCGTCGACTACCTCTGCATGAACGAGACCGAGTGCGAGTCCATCACCGGCGACTTCCCGTTCGGCCCGGAGGACGCCTCCATGGCGGCTCGGAAGATCGCTGGGAAGGGCGTCTCCCAGGTGGTCGTCACCCTGGGTTCCAAGGGGTCCTACGGCTACGACCGCGGCGAGGAGTGTTTCGTCCCCGCGCGGTGCGTGGATGCGGTGGACACCACCGCCGCCGGCGACACCTTCATCGGCGCCATGGTCTCCGGGCACCTCATGGGCATGGGGTTCAGGGAGTCCATGGAGCTCGCGACCTGCGCGAGCGCCCTCACGGTGCAGCGCGTGGGCGCCCAGCAGTCCATCCCCTCCCTTGCCGAGGTCAACGCCTCGTTCTAG
- a CDS encoding pyrimidine-nucleoside phosphorylase has protein sequence MRMVDVIDVKRNGGELTEEQIRFFVDGYTAGDIPDYQASALLMAIWFNGMAAEETRLLTQAMLESGDRLDLSDIPGVKVDKHSTGGVGDKVSIPLAPLVASLGIPVPMISGRGLGHTGGTLDKLEAIPGYTVELDEGRFKEQLREVGCVIAGATGDIAPADRRIYALRDVTDTVDSIPLIAGSIMSKKIASGTDALVMDVKTGAGAFMREEEDAVALARALVDIAHGSGMEAVAVISDMNQPLGRKIGNALEIEESVELLRGEGPADLLELVLAIGSQMVVMAGVADTPEEARPLLEAKIADGSALERFRAMVEAQGGDGSVVDDFTVMPQAAYQFDVPAPRSGVVASMAADELGIASMMLGGGRATKDDELDYAVGLVLDKKVGDPVEEGESLLTIHSNREDVANVVDLVLDNIRIADAAEPVELVHRMVL, from the coding sequence ATGAGGATGGTCGACGTCATCGACGTCAAGCGCAACGGCGGCGAGCTCACCGAGGAGCAGATCCGCTTCTTCGTGGACGGCTACACCGCCGGGGACATCCCCGACTACCAGGCCAGCGCCCTGCTCATGGCCATCTGGTTCAACGGCATGGCGGCCGAAGAGACCCGCCTGCTCACCCAGGCCATGCTCGAGTCGGGCGACCGCCTGGACCTCTCCGACATCCCGGGCGTCAAGGTCGACAAGCACTCCACCGGCGGCGTGGGCGACAAGGTCTCGATCCCCCTCGCGCCGCTCGTGGCCTCGCTCGGCATCCCCGTGCCCATGATCTCGGGTCGCGGCCTCGGCCACACCGGGGGCACCCTCGACAAGCTCGAGGCCATCCCCGGCTACACCGTGGAGCTCGACGAGGGGCGCTTCAAGGAGCAGCTCCGCGAGGTGGGGTGCGTCATCGCCGGTGCCACGGGCGACATCGCCCCGGCCGACAGGCGCATCTACGCCCTGCGCGACGTCACGGACACCGTGGACTCCATCCCGCTGATCGCCGGCTCCATCATGTCCAAGAAGATCGCCTCGGGCACCGACGCCCTCGTCATGGACGTCAAGACCGGCGCCGGCGCCTTCATGCGCGAGGAGGAGGACGCCGTCGCGCTGGCCCGGGCCCTCGTGGACATCGCCCACGGGTCGGGCATGGAGGCAGTGGCGGTCATCTCCGACATGAACCAGCCCCTCGGCCGGAAGATCGGCAACGCCCTCGAGATCGAGGAGTCCGTCGAGCTGCTCCGGGGCGAGGGCCCGGCAGACCTGCTGGAGCTGGTGCTCGCCATCGGCTCCCAGATGGTGGTCATGGCCGGCGTGGCCGACACCCCCGAGGAGGCCCGCCCACTCCTGGAGGCAAAGATCGCCGACGGCTCGGCCCTCGAGCGGTTCCGCGCCATGGTGGAGGCCCAGGGCGGCGACGGCTCGGTGGTCGACGACTTCACGGTCATGCCGCAGGCGGCATATCAGTTCGACGTCCCCGCCCCGAGGTCCGGCGTCGTGGCCTCCATGGCCGCCGACGAGCTCGGCATCGCCTCCATGATGCTCGGCGGCGGCCGCGCCACCAAGGACGACGAGCTCGACTACGCCGTGGGCCTCGTGCTCGACAAGAAGGTGGGCGACCCCGTCGAGGAGGGCGAGAGCCTGCTCACCATCCACAGCAACCGCGAGGACGTGGCCAACGTCGTCGACCTCGTGCTCGACAACATCCGCATCGCCGACGCGGCCGAGCCCGTCGAGCTCGTGCACCGGATGGTCCTGTAA
- the deoC gene encoding deoxyribose-phosphate aldolase, whose product MEPTKSELASYLDHTLLKQDATAEAVDRVVGEAREIGAASVCVNPYWVSRVSEGLAGSGVRTCTVVGFPLGATTTASKVAETAEALANGADEVDMVINVGELKAGNDAAVQADIEAVAGTVHEAGKLLKVILETCLLTDDEIRRASGLAAAAGTDFVKTSTGFSIGGAKAHDVAIMREAVGPDLGVKASGGIHSYEEAVEMLEAGADRLGVSASLAILAGAPDDVA is encoded by the coding sequence ATGGAACCCACCAAATCGGAGCTCGCCTCCTACCTCGACCACACCCTCCTCAAGCAGGACGCCACGGCAGAGGCCGTCGACCGAGTCGTCGGGGAGGCCCGCGAGATCGGCGCGGCCTCGGTCTGCGTCAACCCCTACTGGGTCTCCCGCGTGAGCGAGGGGCTTGCCGGCTCCGGCGTGAGGACCTGCACGGTCGTCGGGTTCCCCCTGGGCGCCACCACCACCGCGTCCAAGGTCGCCGAGACCGCCGAGGCCCTGGCCAACGGGGCCGACGAGGTCGACATGGTGATCAACGTCGGCGAGCTCAAGGCGGGCAACGACGCGGCCGTCCAGGCCGACATAGAGGCCGTGGCCGGGACCGTCCACGAGGCGGGCAAGCTGCTCAAGGTGATCCTCGAGACCTGCCTGCTCACGGACGACGAGATCCGCCGCGCGAGCGGGCTCGCGGCCGCGGCCGGGACCGACTTCGTGAAGACCTCCACGGGCTTCTCCATCGGCGGGGCCAAGGCTCACGACGTGGCGATCATGCGCGAGGCCGTGGGTCCGGACCTCGGAGTCAAGGCGTCCGGCGGCATCCACAGCTACGAGGAGGCCGTGGAGATGCTCGAGGCCGGTGCCGACCGCCTGGGCGTCTCGGCCTCGCTCGCGATCCTCGCCGGCGCCCCGGACGACGTGGCCTAG
- a CDS encoding NupC/NupG family nucleoside CNT transporter, with protein sequence MELIVNILGVLAFIALGWAFSADRKNIDWVSVGLMCAISLFLAWFLTSFEVGRAIVSGAAAGFAELVTLSYQGINFAFANWVGPDGLDPAPVNFVTSALLPILMIVPLFDTLTYIGFLPWVIKWVGRGLSFITRRPKFETFYAVEMMFLGNTEALAVSKVQLQHMRAGRNVTLAMMSMSCVTAAIIGSYIQMVPAQFVITAIPLNCINALIFSHMLYPVKVTPEEDRIYGLADTPDETPVEDSTDAEKIELAKAVEAYEALPPVKRFFTHDPAKPEKEPYFSFLGDSILTGGQLILIITANVVAFVALAAVINALLGLINPNLSLESILGVFMFIPAWLMGLDPGTAWDFAQLMGLKLVTNEFVVMGEVSGSVTSFAPHYQAVLTTFITSFANFSTLGMVIGCFKGMVSKEKNDAISHQVGRLLLSGILVSLLSAALVGLFVW encoded by the coding sequence ATGGAACTGATCGTCAACATCCTGGGGGTCCTGGCCTTCATAGCCTTGGGCTGGGCCTTCTCGGCAGACCGCAAGAACATCGACTGGGTGTCGGTGGGGCTGATGTGCGCCATCAGCCTCTTCCTCGCCTGGTTCCTGACGAGCTTCGAGGTGGGCCGCGCCATCGTCTCCGGCGCCGCCGCGGGCTTCGCCGAGCTCGTCACGCTGTCCTATCAGGGCATCAACTTCGCCTTCGCCAACTGGGTCGGCCCCGACGGCCTCGACCCCGCGCCCGTCAACTTCGTCACGAGTGCCCTCCTGCCCATCCTGATGATCGTGCCGCTGTTCGACACCCTCACCTACATCGGATTCCTGCCCTGGGTCATCAAGTGGGTGGGCCGCGGCCTGTCCTTCATCACCCGCCGGCCCAAGTTCGAGACCTTCTACGCCGTCGAGATGATGTTCCTCGGCAACACCGAGGCCCTGGCCGTCTCCAAGGTCCAGCTGCAGCATATGAGGGCCGGCCGCAACGTCACGCTGGCCATGATGTCGATGTCGTGCGTCACCGCCGCCATCATCGGCTCGTACATCCAGATGGTGCCGGCGCAGTTCGTCATCACCGCCATCCCTCTCAACTGCATCAACGCCCTGATCTTCTCCCACATGCTCTACCCGGTGAAGGTCACTCCCGAGGAGGACCGGATCTACGGCCTCGCCGACACCCCCGACGAGACCCCGGTCGAGGACTCCACCGACGCCGAGAAGATCGAGCTCGCCAAGGCCGTCGAGGCCTACGAGGCCCTGCCCCCCGTCAAACGGTTCTTCACCCACGACCCGGCCAAGCCCGAGAAGGAGCCCTACTTCTCGTTCCTCGGCGACTCCATCCTCACCGGCGGCCAGCTCATCCTCATCATCACCGCCAACGTCGTCGCCTTCGTGGCCCTTGCCGCCGTCATCAACGCGCTGCTCGGCCTCATCAACCCCAACCTGTCCCTCGAGTCCATCCTCGGCGTGTTCATGTTCATCCCCGCCTGGCTCATGGGCCTCGACCCCGGCACCGCCTGGGACTTCGCCCAGCTCATGGGCCTCAAGCTCGTGACCAACGAGTTCGTGGTCATGGGCGAGGTCTCCGGTAGCGTGACCTCCTTCGCACCTCACTACCAGGCCGTCCTGACCACCTTCATCACCTCGTTCGCCAACTTCTCCACCCTCGGCATGGTCATCGGATGCTTCAAGGGCATGGTGAGCAAGGAGAAGAACGACGCCATCTCCCACCAGGTGGGCCGCCTCCTGCTCTCCGGCATCCTCGTGTCGCTGCTCTCCGCGGCGCTCGTGGGCCTGTTCGTCTGGTAG
- a CDS encoding flavodoxin domain-containing protein, whose translation MSSVAVVYWNAKSNTEKMARLIARGAANAGASVSVFSSEEFKPSMAAKYGAIALGCPALDVDTLKESDFEVLTKGIDGEVDGRAVAVFGSYDWGVGEWLDQWEAHLGRCGAKVVGNLKVAGAPEGVQDERCQALGAQLAHLAAAEDPELSRAV comes from the coding sequence ATGAGTTCCGTTGCTGTCGTCTACTGGAATGCCAAGTCCAACACCGAGAAGATGGCCCGCCTGATCGCCCGCGGCGCCGCGAACGCCGGCGCCTCCGTGAGCGTCTTCTCCTCCGAGGAGTTCAAGCCCTCCATGGCCGCCAAGTACGGCGCCATCGCCCTCGGCTGCCCGGCTCTCGACGTCGACACGCTCAAGGAGTCCGACTTCGAGGTCCTCACCAAGGGCATAGACGGCGAGGTCGACGGCCGCGCCGTGGCCGTCTTCGGCTCCTACGACTGGGGTGTGGGCGAGTGGCTCGACCAGTGGGAGGCTCACCTCGGCCGCTGCGGCGCCAAGGTCGTGGGCAACCTCAAGGTCGCCGGCGCCCCCGAGGGCGTTCAGGACGAGCGCTGCCAGGCCCTCGGCGCCCAGCTCGCCCATCTCGCTGCCGCCGAGGACCCCGAGCTCTCCCGCGCCGTCTGA
- a CDS encoding phosphopentomutase, with protein MDPRYRRIFVIVLDAMGVGEAPDSAAFDDVGADTLGSIARTYDGSLAVPNLGSLGLGNIRTDDPLPGVPPAEHPRGCYGRMTVTSNGNDSIDGHWEMMGLPVRFDMGHCPDGFPRWLVDDLEGFSGRRMLVNRAYSGTEVIRDHGEQAVEEGAVILYTSGDSVLQLAAHTGVVPLDELYRLCEHARGLVNGPEVVMGRVIARPFVGDDAGSFSRTSERRDYGLAPTGPTDMDRLVGAGYDVLAIGKIGDLFSGRGITRSWHNESNMDGMDHVDEAVATDFCGLCFVNLVDFDTVYGHRRDPVGEGRALMDFDARLGRVMAAMGPDDLLMICADHGNDPCYKGTDHTRELVPLLAFSPSMAHPGQDLGTRPTAADLGATVLDNFGVEGTGEGTSFLALVS; from the coding sequence ATGGACCCTCGTTACCGGCGCATCTTCGTCATCGTGCTCGACGCCATGGGGGTGGGGGAGGCCCCCGACTCGGCGGCCTTCGACGATGTGGGGGCCGATACCCTCGGGTCGATAGCCCGCACCTACGACGGCTCCCTCGCGGTGCCCAACCTGGGGTCGCTGGGCCTCGGCAACATCCGCACCGACGACCCCCTCCCCGGGGTGCCCCCCGCCGAGCACCCGCGGGGCTGCTACGGCAGGATGACCGTCACGTCCAACGGCAACGACTCCATCGACGGCCACTGGGAGATGATGGGCCTGCCCGTGCGCTTCGACATGGGGCACTGCCCCGACGGGTTCCCCCGGTGGCTCGTGGACGACCTCGAGGGGTTCTCGGGCAGGAGGATGCTCGTCAACCGTGCCTACTCCGGCACGGAGGTCATCCGCGACCACGGCGAGCAGGCCGTCGAGGAGGGCGCCGTCATCCTCTACACTTCCGGGGACTCCGTGCTCCAGCTGGCCGCCCACACGGGCGTCGTGCCGCTCGACGAGCTCTACCGCCTGTGCGAGCACGCCCGCGGGCTCGTGAACGGCCCCGAGGTGGTCATGGGGCGCGTCATCGCCCGCCCGTTCGTGGGCGATGACGCCGGCTCCTTCTCGCGCACGTCGGAGCGTCGCGACTACGGGCTGGCCCCCACCGGCCCCACCGACATGGACCGGCTCGTGGGGGCGGGCTACGACGTCCTCGCCATCGGCAAGATCGGCGACCTCTTCTCCGGCCGGGGCATCACCCGCAGCTGGCACAACGAGTCGAACATGGACGGCATGGACCACGTCGACGAGGCCGTCGCCACGGACTTTTGCGGCCTGTGCTTCGTGAACCTCGTGGACTTCGACACCGTCTACGGGCACCGCCGCGACCCCGTGGGGGAGGGGCGGGCCCTCATGGACTTCGACGCCCGCCTCGGCCGCGTCATGGCCGCCATGGGCCCGGACGACCTGCTCATGATCTGCGCCGACCACGGCAACGACCCCTGCTACAAGGGCACCGACCACACGCGCGAGCTCGTGCCGCTCCTGGCCTTCTCGCCCTCCATGGCCCACCCCGGCCAGGACCTGGGCACGCGGCCCACGGCCGCCGACCTCGGGGCCACGGTGCTCGACAACTTCGGCGTCGAGGGGACGGGCGAGGGCACGAGCTTCCTCGCCCTCGTCTCCTGA
- a CDS encoding nucleoside hydrolase, with product MARKVLLDLDTGIDDSMAICEALANPAFDLVGITGVFGNVSVDQGVRNALAVLHLLGRDDVPVWAGARHPLLWDGDGDFLPPRNIMDIHGENGVGNVELPDSPRAAEEKGAVDAIVRLCRECGGDLDIVATGPLTNLALVLERDPGALGLAGSVTVMGGAVATEGNVSPCAEANVFNDPEAASAVLTSGIPVTLVGLDVTMKEVLTREMVDRWREAGPAGETMADIVGFYVDAHNDWLAPTLGGCALHDPLSVAVAADPGLCGYLPSVMKVDLEGELRGRTIGDQSQIRNPDRPVKVALTVDGARFSQQLMADIERVCSEAPRP from the coding sequence ATGGCACGCAAGGTTCTGCTCGACCTCGACACCGGCATCGACGACTCCATGGCCATCTGCGAGGCACTCGCCAACCCCGCCTTCGACCTCGTGGGCATCACGGGGGTGTTCGGCAACGTCTCGGTGGACCAGGGGGTGCGAAACGCCCTCGCCGTGCTGCACCTCCTCGGCCGCGACGACGTCCCTGTATGGGCCGGTGCGCGCCACCCGCTCCTGTGGGACGGCGACGGGGATTTCCTCCCGCCACGCAACATCATGGACATCCACGGGGAGAACGGCGTGGGCAACGTGGAGCTCCCCGACTCCCCGCGCGCCGCGGAGGAGAAGGGGGCCGTCGACGCCATCGTGCGGCTCTGTCGCGAGTGCGGCGGCGACCTGGACATCGTGGCCACGGGGCCGCTCACCAACCTCGCTCTCGTCCTTGAGCGCGACCCGGGGGCGCTCGGGCTCGCCGGGTCCGTCACCGTCATGGGCGGGGCCGTGGCCACCGAGGGCAACGTCTCCCCGTGCGCCGAGGCCAACGTCTTCAACGACCCCGAGGCAGCCTCCGCCGTCCTCACCTCCGGCATCCCCGTCACGCTGGTGGGGCTCGACGTGACGATGAAGGAGGTGCTCACCAGGGAGATGGTGGACCGCTGGCGGGAGGCGGGGCCCGCCGGCGAGACGATGGCCGACATCGTGGGGTTCTACGTGGACGCCCACAACGACTGGCTCGCCCCCACACTGGGCGGCTGCGCCCTGCACGACCCCCTCTCGGTGGCCGTGGCGGCCGACCCCGGGCTCTGCGGTTACCTCCCGAGCGTCATGAAGGTGGACCTCGAGGGGGAGCTCCGCGGGCGCACCATCGGCGACCAGTCGCAGATCCGCAACCCGGACCGCCCGGTCAAGGTGGCCCTCACGGTGGACGGGGCGCGCTTCTCGCAGCAGCTCATGGCCGACATCGAGCGCGTGTGCTCCGAGGCGCCGCGACCCTGA
- a CDS encoding amidohydrolase family protein, giving the protein MRIKNAKVYQADGTFAETDIVTEGEFIKSDASADGEIVDAYDLIALPGLVDIRVRQAADTVYDDAGNYAVDKVARFEAGNGVTSFVGTVELPAAHAKKVAKTVVDWNADEADRHDDCAAVLGLSLERPLGHIEDAKPSPESWKDLAYDDVDTFDDLQSVGDGVFKVVDVDATQEGMHTYVGLVSKKATVGVVDNDATFAQTEKAIKAGATLVSRRWDERIVLDEKKPGMMDAAFKNDQVFVELVAHEDNGSKEDIVANFALLQGRTVLVAEDGNLFDAMRRAIEMGVPANVAIDAATSGPARALKMGDKVGSLEDGRYADIVLVDSSYHIKHVINRGKTIL; this is encoded by the coding sequence ATGCGCATCAAGAACGCCAAGGTATACCAGGCCGACGGTACCTTCGCCGAGACCGATATCGTCACCGAGGGCGAGTTCATCAAGTCCGACGCCTCCGCCGACGGCGAGATCGTGGACGCCTACGATCTGATCGCCCTGCCGGGCCTCGTGGACATCCGCGTACGCCAGGCCGCTGACACCGTCTACGACGACGCCGGCAACTACGCCGTCGACAAGGTCGCCCGTTTCGAGGCCGGCAACGGCGTCACCTCCTTCGTGGGTACCGTCGAGCTCCCCGCGGCCCACGCCAAGAAGGTCGCCAAGACCGTCGTCGACTGGAACGCCGACGAGGCCGACCGCCACGACGACTGCGCCGCTGTGCTCGGCCTCTCCCTCGAGCGCCCGCTCGGGCACATCGAGGACGCCAAGCCCTCGCCCGAGTCCTGGAAGGACCTCGCCTACGACGACGTCGACACCTTCGACGACCTCCAGTCCGTGGGCGACGGCGTCTTCAAGGTGGTGGACGTCGACGCCACGCAGGAGGGCATGCACACCTACGTGGGGCTCGTCTCCAAGAAGGCCACGGTGGGCGTGGTGGACAACGACGCCACCTTCGCCCAGACCGAGAAGGCCATCAAGGCCGGCGCCACCCTCGTGAGCCGCCGTTGGGACGAGCGCATCGTCCTCGACGAGAAGAAGCCCGGCATGATGGACGCCGCCTTCAAGAACGACCAGGTGTTCGTGGAGCTCGTCGCCCATGAGGACAACGGCTCCAAGGAGGACATCGTCGCCAACTTCGCCCTGCTCCAGGGCCGCACCGTCCTCGTGGCCGAGGACGGCAACCTCTTCGACGCCATGAGGCGCGCCATCGAGATGGGCGTGCCGGCCAACGTTGCCATCGACGCCGCCACCTCCGGCCCCGCCCGCGCCCTCAAGATGGGTGACAAGGTCGGCTCCCTCGAGGACGGCCGCTACGCGGACATCGTGCTCGTGGACTCCTCCTACCACATCAAGCACGTCATCAATCGCGGCAAGACGATTCTCTAG
- a CDS encoding SDR family NAD(P)-dependent oxidoreductase, with protein sequence MGQFDNKTVIITGGGFAALKDGSAGSIGYGIATAFAKEGANIVVTGRNTAKLEEAKARLEADYGVRCLWVQADVAAGQDNKATVQKVVDAAVAEFGSIDVLVNNAQASASGVTVADHTTDQFDLAVYSGLYATFYYMQACYPYLKESKGSVVNFASGAGLFGNYGQVAYAAAKEGIRGMSRVAATEWGPDGINVNVVCPLAWTKALEDFQTAYPDAFEANVHMPPMGHYGDVETEIGRVVVQIAGPDFKFMTGETLVLEGGMGQRP encoded by the coding sequence ATGGGACAGTTCGACAACAAGACCGTCATCATCACCGGCGGCGGCTTCGCCGCGCTCAAGGACGGCTCGGCGGGCTCCATCGGTTACGGCATCGCCACCGCCTTCGCCAAGGAGGGTGCCAACATCGTGGTCACCGGCCGCAACACGGCCAAGCTCGAGGAGGCCAAGGCGCGCCTGGAGGCCGATTACGGCGTCAGGTGCCTGTGGGTGCAGGCCGACGTCGCCGCGGGGCAGGACAACAAGGCCACGGTCCAGAAGGTGGTCGACGCGGCGGTGGCCGAGTTCGGCTCCATCGATGTGCTCGTGAACAACGCCCAGGCCTCCGCCTCCGGCGTCACCGTCGCGGACCACACCACCGACCAGTTCGACCTTGCCGTCTACTCCGGCCTCTACGCCACCTTCTACTACATGCAGGCGTGCTACCCCTATCTCAAGGAGTCCAAGGGCTCCGTGGTCAACTTCGCCTCCGGCGCCGGGCTCTTCGGCAACTACGGCCAGGTGGCCTACGCCGCCGCCAAGGAGGGCATCCGCGGCATGAGCCGCGTGGCGGCCACCGAGTGGGGCCCCGACGGCATCAACGTCAACGTTGTGTGCCCGCTGGCCTGGACCAAGGCCCTCGAGGACTTCCAGACCGCCTACCCGGACGCCTTCGAGGCCAACGTCCACATGCCCCCCATGGGCCACTACGGCGACGTGGAGACCGAGATCGGCCGCGTGGTGGTGCAGATCGCCGGCCCCGACTTCAAGTTCATGACCGGCGAGACCCTCGTGCTCGAGGGCGGCATGGGCCAGCGCCCGTAA